CTATGCCGCAACCGAGGAAAAACAAATTCCCCGGGCCATGAACAAGCTTAATCAGGTCATCCGCCAGCATCTCGGCTGACGCGGGAAACCCGCGCGGGTGTTGGACGTGCCGTCCGCCCGCGCCGGAATTGCGGGAGCGGTTACTGCCGCTTCCAGTTCTGCGAACGGCAGATCAGGCCGCCCAGCACGCATCCGCTCATCTTGAGGCTGTTGCCCGAGAGCGTCGCGCTGCCGGAATAGGTCTTGTCCTTGGCCGGATCGGTGATCTCGCCGCTATATTTGCCGCCGCCATCCGCATTCATGGTGCCGATGCGCTTGCCGGCATATTTGCCGGTTTTCAGCCGGATCGAGAAGGGACCGCCGCCGGTGATCGCGGCTGTCTCGCCGGAATCGGTGCGCCAGTTCCCGACGATGGCATCCCCCGCATAGGCGGAGCCGGACATGCAGAGGGCGACCAGTGCCGCTACGGCAGCTTTGCGAAACATGATTCCTCCCGGTAGTTTCGAGCCTTGCGTCAAGCTAATCCAGAGCGCGCCGTCGCAAAAGCTCTGTTTTTTGGCCGTCCGCGACCGTCGTATCGGCCTTTCCGGCGCCGCTGCGGCCGCCGGAATCGGCACACCTTCGAATTCGTCACCGTTTCGCGTGGTTATCAAAGGCTTGAATTCGGCAGCACGTATTTTCATCGATTTTTTTGCGAATCCGCGGAATCCCAAGCCATCCGATGCTTAACGAATTCGCGCGTTTACCCATTGTTTTAGCTTTGTTTTCCGCAAATTAAGCAAGGCGTTTAACGACGAATTCAAGGCTCGGCGGCACTCTCGGAAGCATAGACGGAGCGGCTCGGGGACAACGAGACGGATCTCTCGGGAGACAGGGACAGGGACGACGAAAATGGCACGTTTTGAGATGCTTGACGCGAATTTCGGCACCATGGGCTCGACCGCTCAGGCCGACATCCTTTTCGAGCTGGGCATGATGTATGCGACCGGCCGCGACTGCGAGATCGATCTCGTCGCCGCCCACAAATGGTTCAACATCGCGGCGATCAAGGGATCGCCCCGCGCCGCCGAACTCCGCTCGGAACTGTCGGGCACGATGTCGAAGCTCGAGATCGCCCGCGCGCTCCGGGAAGCGCGCGAGTGGATGACGCTTCACTGAGGAATCCAGTGCATACGGGGAACGTTGCGCCTCAGGCGACGTGACGTCGGGTGCGGCCGCGGGAAGACGGCCGGCGCCCCAAGACCGAGAACGCGGCGGTCCTGACCAGACCAGCCGCGCCGAGATGACAGGGAACAGGTGACAGGGGACCAGCGAAAGCCGCGACCGGCAGGGACAATGCCGGCGCGGCTTTTGCTTTGCATCCGAGGCCCAACGTCCGCGACAACCATGCGCCTATACAAATGTCGGCAGCAATGAGATTGTCGCAACCCTGACGGCTCGGCCGTGGAACAGGGAGTAGACAGTCATGAAGTTGAGGAATGTCCTAGCGGCCTCGATCGCCGCGCTCGCGATGAGTGCGGCCGCCGCCTATGCTCAGGAGATCCAGATCGCCGTCGCCGGCCCGATGACCGGGCAGCTGGCTACCATCGGCGACCAGTTCAAGCAGGGCGCGGAAGCCGCGGCCAAGACGATCAACGAAAAGGGCGGCGTCGCCGGCAAGCAGATCAAGATCGTCATCGAGGACGACGTTTGCGATCCGAAGCAGGCGGTGTCCATCGCCAACCGCATCGTCGCCAACGGCATCAAGTTCGTCGACGGTCATGCCTGCTCGGGTTCGAGCATCCCGGCCTCGGCCGTCTACGCCGAAGCGGGCGTGCTGATGATGAGCCCCGCCTCGTCCAACCCGGAAATGACCGACGCCGCCGCCAAGAACGGCTGGTCGACGATCATGCGCCTTTACACCCGCGACGACGCGCAGGGCGCCTTCATCGGCCCGTGGATCGCCCAGAAGTATGCCGGCAAGAACGTCGTCGTTCTGCATGACAAGAGCGCCTACGGTCAGGGCGTCGCCGACGCCGTGAAGGCAACCATGAACGCCGGCGGTCTGAACGAGGTGCTCTATGAAGGCATCAATGCCGGCGAGAAGGACTATTCGGCGCTCGTCACCAAGCTGAAGGACCTCAAGGCAGACGTCGTCTATTTCGGCGGCTATCATCCCGAGGCGGGTCTGATCCTGCGTCAGTCGGCCGAGCAGAGCCTCAAGTTCCAGCTCATCATGCCGGACTCCATCGCTTCGCCGGAATTCTGGCAGATCGCCGGCCCGGCCGGCGAGGGGACGATGTTCGTGTTCCCGTCCGATCCGCAGGCGAAGCCGGAGGCCAAGGAGGCCATCGAGGCGATCAAGGCCGGCGGCTTCGTGCCGGAAGGCTTCACGCTGTTCTCCTACGCCACCATCCAGGCGATCGCGCAGGGCATCGAGCGCGCCGGCACGGATGAGGACGCGGCCGCTGTCGCAGCCGCGCTGAAGGACGGCAAGCCGATCCAGACGGTGGTCGGCGAAGTCGTCTTCGACGAGAAGGGCGACCTCAAGAACGCCAGCTACGACATCAACCAGTGGCACGACGGCAAATACGCGCCGATCCAGCCCTGATTGCGGTTCTTCTCAGGCGACAATCGACATGGCCGGAGGCGACTCCGGCCATGTTCGTTTCGGCCCCCGCTCGTCAGCTCATGCCGACATAGCGGCCCTTGCGGTGGTTGATGGCGATGACGAGGTTGAGCGCAACGGCGCCGACCACCGACAGCGCCACCTGATGCCAGTCGAGCACGGTGAAGGACGCCGCCAGGATGGTGAGGTCGACGGCAAGCTGGAAGTAGCCGGCGCGGATGCCGTAATTGTCCTGGAGATACAGCGCGAGCACGTTGAATCCGCCGAGCCCCGCCCGGTGGCGAAACAGGATCAGCAGGCCGATACCCATCAACCCGCCGCCCATCACGGCTGCATAGATGGGATGGATCGCCTCGATGTCGATCCATCCGGGCGCCAGTCGTGACAGGATGGAGAACAGGCCGACCGCCAGAAATGTGCGGATGGTGAAGGGCCAGCCCATCTTCTTCACGGCGAGATACCAGAAGGGCAGGTTGATGACGAAGAAGATGAGGCCGAAACCGTACCCGGTCGCGTAGCTGATGAGCAGCGCGATGCCTGCCGAACTGCCCGTCATCAGCATCGCCTTCTGGTAGATGACGAGGCCGAGCGCGACGAAGCTGGTGCCCCAGAACAGCGCCATCGCATCCTCGGCGAGGCTGTGCTTCTCGACGGCTGTTTCCGGAACGGCGGTCAGTTTCATGCGTCTTCCGAAAACCGGACCAGAACCGTGCCCTCGCTCACCTGCGCGCCTTCATCCGCGATTTCGGCGATGGTGCCGTCGTGGCTGGCGGCAATCGTATGTTCCATCTTCATCGCTTCGAGGATGAGCAACGGCTGGCCTTTCGTGACCATGTCGCCGGCCTGGGCGCGGACGAGCTTCACCAGTCCCGGCATGGGCGCGCGCATCGAACCGCCTTCCGCTTCTGCCGAGACGTCGAGCGGATCGGGCAGGGCGAAGGTGAAGGCTCGGCCGCTTTCGAACACCGTCACATGACCGGGCCATCGGACGGCGTGCACCGCGTCACGCCCGGTGTCCCTATCGGCCCGGCTTTCATGTCCCGCGAACCGGATGGCCCCTTCCCCTGTCTTTAGCAATCGCGCTTCGTAGATCTCGTCTCCATATGTGATCGACGTGCGACGGCCCAGCGGATGAAAGTGGGCATAGCTGCCCAGCGCCGCCCACGGATCGTCCGAAGCTATCTTCGCTTCCATGCCGGAAGATGCGACCAGCGCTTCGGCGATGGCGCTCGCCGTGGGCAAGGCTGCTGCCGTCAACGTCTCCTGCTTGCGCGCGATCAGGCCGGTGTCCACATCGCCCGTCGCGAAGTCGGCATCCGTCGCCAGCGCGAACAGGAAGCCGGCATTGGTGACGGAGCCGGCGATCTCGGTAGCACGCAGGGCGTCGGAAAGGCCGTCGAGCGCCGTTCCGCGATCCGCGCCGTGCACGACCAGCTTGGCGATCATGGGATCATAATAGGGAGAGATCGCATCGCCCTCACGGACGCCGGTCTCTACCCGGACAGATCCGGAAGGCGTCACAGCGGGAAAGCGCAGATGGTGCAACGTGCCGACCGCGGGCAGAAAACCTTTTGCGGCATCCTCGGCATAGATGCGGGCCTCGAAGGCGTGGCCGTTGAGACGGATGTCCTCCTGACGCTTCGGCAGTGGCTCTCCCGCTGCGACACGCAACTGCCATTCCACAAGGTCGATGCCGGTGACCATCTCGGTCACCGGATGCTCGACCTGCAGGCGCGTGTTCATCTCCATGAACCAGAAACGGTCGGGCCGCAGCCCCTCCGAGGCGTCGACGATGAATTCGATCGTGCCCGCGCCGGAATATCCGATGGTCTTCGCCGCCCTGACGGCGGCGCCCGTCATCGCGTCGCGCATCTCGGCCGTCATGCCGGGGGCAGGGGCCTCCTCGATGACCTTCTGGTGCCGCCGCTGCGCCGAACAGTCGCGCTCGAAGAGGTGGACGGCGTTCCCATGGTTGTCGCCGAACACCTGCACCTCGATGTGGCGCGGCTTCTCGACATATTTCTCGACCAGCACCGCGTCGTCGCCGAAAGCCGCCTTTGCCTCGCGCTTCGCCGCGGACAGCGCGTCGGGAAAATCGGCAGGATCGTCGACGCGGCGCATGCCCTTGCCGCCGCCGCCGGCGCGCGCCTTGATCAGCACCGGATAGCCGATCTCGCTGGCCTTTCCGGCGAGCACGACGATCGCCTGCGCTTCGCCGTGATAGCCCGGTACCACCGGCACGTCGGCTTTCTCCATCAGGCGCTTCGCCGCGTCCTTCAGCCCCATGGCGCGGATGGAATCGGCGGTCGGGCCGATAAAGGTCAGTCCCGCCGCCGTCACCTGATCGACGAAATCCGGATTCTCGGAAAGAAAACCATATCCGGGATGAATCGCCTCGGCGCCGGTCTCCAACGCAGCCGCGACGATCCTGTCGCCACGCAGATAGCTGTCGCTTGCGGCCGCAGCGCCGATATGCACGGCCTCGTCGGCCATGACGACATGCAGCGAAAGCCGGTCGGCATCCGAATAAACCGCGGCGGTGGCGATGCCCATGCGCCGCGCCGTCCGGATGATCCGGCAGGCGATCTCCCCGCGATTGGCAATCAGAATCTTGGCGAACATGCGTGCGAGCGACGAACCATCTCGCACGAAACTGTCACGTCTGGCGGGTCAAAGCCAGAGCCAAGACGCATGCGATCGAAGGCGGTGCGGCGGCACCGCGCTTCGATCGCCCGTGCTACCGTTTCGGCGCGGAAAGCGCGAACCAGGCGCCCTGAGGATCGGTGCCCTGCAGCACCCAGCCGTCCGGAACCTCCATCGGCTCCAGCATGATCTTGCCGCCATTGTCGATCACCCGCTGGCGTGCGGCATCGATGCTTTCAACGTTGAAGTAGAACAACCAGACCGGGAAAGGCACTTCGGACGGCTTGTTGAACATCGCGCCGACGAGTTCGCCGTCGACGGTGAACAACTGGTACGTGCCCATCTCGCCCATATCCATCGGCTCGCCCTTTTCCCAGCCGAACTGCGACGCGTAGAAGTCGAACGCACTCGGCCAGTCGGCGGCATGAAGCTCGTGCCAGCTGATATTGCCGGGAGCGTTGCGCGGAAGCGGCGGCGTGTAATCGCCGGTCGGCTGCAGCAGCATGAACATCGCACCCTGCGGGTCCGCGACAACGGAAAAGCGTCCGACTTCCGGGATATCCGCCGGCTCACGATGAACCATGCCGCCCGCGTTCCGGATGCTGGCCGTCGTGGCATCGGCATCCGCGGAATAGATGTAGCCCGCCCACATCGGCGGCACGCCCTTGACATCTTCCGGCGTCGCCATGATGCCGCCGATGCCACGGTCACCCGCCTTCACCACGATGTAGTCCACGCCCGCGCCGCCGAACGGTTCGGAATTCCACCCGACAACGGCTTTGTAGAAAGCCTCCGCCGCAGGAACATCCGTCGTCATCAGTTCGTACCAGAAAAAGCCTGCCGGTTTCGTCATCTCACTCACCTTTGGTTGATCGGATGCTGGAACCACATGCTAACCGCGACGATATGACCATACTATCTGCTCCTGCGCCCACTACTGACAACATGATGGCAGGAGCTGACATCCCCGCAGGCCGAATGGGCAGTCCGTTCGATTGTTCCCCTGGACAGCGGCTGCACCTCTCGCGCGGAAGAAATTTGCACAAATTCCCTGATTTCAGGTCGTATTTTCCAGTATTTTCCCAGACTGGCGATTTGCGCGCCTCATACAAACGCCAAATGACCGCTATTTTCCAGCCGGATCACACACTCCTTCCGTACGGGGATTCCATGAAGCGCCTTCTTCTCATCGGTGTCGCACTGGCGACGCTTCTCGCCGGGCCTGCCTCGGCCCAGTCGCCGGACAAGCTGCTCAACGCCTCCTATGACGTCGCGCGCGAACTGTTCGTTCAGGTCAACGCCGCTTTCACGGCCGGACATCCGGGCGTCACCATCGACCAGTCGCATGCCGGCACCTCGAAGCAGGCACGCGCCATCGTCGAGGGACTCGAGGCTGACGTGGTCACCTTCAACCAGGTCACCGACATCGATTTCCTCGTCAAGAACGGCTTCGTCAGCGAGGACTGGCAGAGCGATTTCCCGAACGCTTCCTCGCCGTTCTATTCCCTTCCGTCCTTCCTCGTGCGCGCCGGCAATCCGAAAGGTATCAAGGACTGGGGCGACCTCGTGCGCGACGACGTGAAAGTCATCTTCCCCAATCCGAAAACCTCGGGCAATGCGCGCTACACCTATCTGGCCGCGACGGCATACGCCAGGGAGGCGTTCGCCAACGACGAAGCCAAGGTGAAGGAGTTCGTCACCAGGCTGTTCGACAATGTCCCGGTCTTCGACACCGGCGGACGCGCGGCGACGACGACCTTCGTGGAGCGCGGCATCGGCGACGTGCTCATCACCTTCGAGTCCGAAACGACCGGCATCCGCAAGGAATTCGGCGAGGACAAGTTCGAGAGCATCGTGCCGTCGGTCAGCCTTCTCGCCGAATTCCCGGTCGCGATCGTTGACAAGGTCGTCGACAAGCGCGGCTCGCGCGAGCTGGCGAAGAACTATCTCGACTTCCTCTACACGCCCGAGGGCCAGAAGATACTCGCCGAGAATGGCAATCGCGTGAATGACCCGGCAGTCGCAGCCGGGTTCAAGGACAGGTTCCCTGAAGTGCGTCTGGTCAAGGTCGAGGACGTCTTCGGCGGCTGGCCGACCGTTCAGAAGGAGCATTTCGCATCCGGCGCGCTCCTCGACCAGATCTACGGCGAACGTTGACCTGAGTATTTATTTCCGCCAGATGGCCGGCGTGCGAAAGCTCGCCGGCCATCTGCTCGTTCCGATTGAAGGATGCCTCTGTTGAAGCATCGTGTGCTGCCCGGGCTCTCGCTGTCGCTCGGGATAACTCTGTTTTACGTCTGCCTGATCGTCGTGCTGCCGCTCGGCGCGCTGATCTTCAAGGCGGCCAGCCTCGGATCGGAAGACTACTGGCGCATCGTGTCGTCGGGCCGGGCGGTCGCCAGCTATCGCGTCACCGTCCTTGCCGCGCTGGCCGCCACCGCCTTCAACCTCGTGTTCGGGATGGCGCTGGCGTGGGTGCTCGTGCGCTACGAATTTCCCGGCCGGCGGCTGCTCGACGCTATCGTCGACCTGCCTTTTGCGCTGCCCACTGCTGTTGCCGGCATCGCGCTTACCGCCCTGTTCGCGCCAAACGGCTGGTTCGGCAGTCTTCTCGGCGAGATAGGCATAACGGTTGCCTACACCCAGATCGGCATCATGGTCGCCATGGCCTTCACCAGCCTGCCCTTTATCGTGCGCACGGTTCAGCCGGTGCTGGAAGATCTCGACCCGGCGCTGGAAGAGGCGGCGCAGTCGCTCGGCGGTTCGGATCGGGCGATCTTCCGCAAGGTGATCCTGCCACTACTTACGCCCGCGCTTCTGGCGGGCGTTTCCCTTTCCTTCGCGCGTTGTCTCGGCGAGTTCGGCGCGATCATCTTCATCGCCGGCAACCAGCCGATGGAGACCGAGATAACGGCGCTTCTCATCTTCATCCGGCTGGAGGAATACGACTATCAGGCCGCCGCCGCGATCGCTTCCGTGCTGCTGATCGCCGCCTTCCTGATGCTCGCGGTCACCAATTTCCTGCAGGCGAGGGCGTTGCGCTATACGGTGAGGGTCGCCTGATGAGCGCTCGCGTCCATCGCAGGCCGCCGTGCGTCGGCGACCGCCCGGCGACACGCTACGCCTTGCTCGTCTTCGTTCTGACATGTGCGGCGCTGCTGATCGTCGCGCCCCTGCTCGTCATCTTCGCCCAGGCGTTTTCCATGGGCATCGACGCCTACGCGGCGGCGATCCGCCATCCTGATACGCGACATGCGATCTTCCTGACCGTGGTGACGGCCCTGATCGCCGTTCCGGTCAACACCGCCTTCGGCATTGCCGCCGCGTGGGCGATCACGAAATTCGACTTCCGGGGCAAGCGCCTCCTGCTGGTGGTGATCGAAATACCGTTCTCCGTCTCGCCCATCGTCGCCGGCGTGGCCTATCTGTTCGTCTACGGCCTTCAGGGGCTGTTCGGACCGCTTCTGGACAGTGCGGGACTAAAAATCCTGTTCGCGCTGCCGGGCATCGTGCTGGCTTCCATGTTCGTCACGGCGCCGTTTGTGGCGCGGGAACTCATCCCGCTGATGCAGGCGCAGGGCAGGGATCTCGAGGAGGCGGCGACCTCGCTCGGCGCTTCTGGCTGGCGCACCTTCTTCTCGGTGACGCTGCCGAACATTCGTTGGGCCATGCTCTACGGCGTCGTGCTCTGCAACGCGCGCGTCATGGGCGAATTCGGCGCGGTCTCCGTCGTGTCGGGCAACATTCGCGGGCAGACCAACACGCTGCCGCTGCATATCGAGCTGCTTTACCACGACTATCAGACGGCCGGCGCGTTTGCGGCCGCTTCCATCCTGACCGTGCTGGCGGTCTTCACCATTCTCGCCAAAGTCCTTCTGGAACGCCGTGGCGCCGGCCGGGCCACGCGCCCGGCGCTCGCTGCCCCTGTCACGAACGTCGTGGAAACCGTCCGATGAAGATCGCCCTTGAAAACGTCGAGAAGACCTTCGACACGTTCCGCGCCGTGCGTGGCGTTTCGCTGGACGTGGGCAGCGGCGAACTTGTGGCGCTGCTCGGCCCCTCGGGATCGGGCAAGACGACGCTGCTGCGCATGGTCGCCGGCCTGGAATATGTCGATGGCGGAACGATCCGCTTCGGCGATCAGGACGCGACCGACATTCCGGTGCGTGATCGCGGCATCGGCTTCGTCTTCCAGCACTACGCGCTGTTTCCGCACATGACGGTGGCTGAAAACATC
The window above is part of the Rhizobiaceae bacterium genome. Proteins encoded here:
- a CDS encoding DUF2147 domain-containing protein; this encodes MFRKAAVAALVALCMSGSAYAGDAIVGNWRTDSGETAAITGGGPFSIRLKTGKYAGKRIGTMNADGGGKYSGEITDPAKDKTYSGSATLSGNSLKMSGCVLGGLICRSQNWKRQ
- a CDS encoding sel1 repeat family protein gives rise to the protein MARFEMLDANFGTMGSTAQADILFELGMMYATGRDCEIDLVAAHKWFNIAAIKGSPRAAELRSELSGTMSKLEIARALREAREWMTLH
- a CDS encoding ABC transporter substrate-binding protein, with product MKLRNVLAASIAALAMSAAAAYAQEIQIAVAGPMTGQLATIGDQFKQGAEAAAKTINEKGGVAGKQIKIVIEDDVCDPKQAVSIANRIVANGIKFVDGHACSGSSIPASAVYAEAGVLMMSPASSNPEMTDAAAKNGWSTIMRLYTRDDAQGAFIGPWIAQKYAGKNVVVLHDKSAYGQGVADAVKATMNAGGLNEVLYEGINAGEKDYSALVTKLKDLKADVVYFGGYHPEAGLILRQSAEQSLKFQLIMPDSIASPEFWQIAGPAGEGTMFVFPSDPQAKPEAKEAIEAIKAGGFVPEGFTLFSYATIQAIAQGIERAGTDEDAAAVAAALKDGKPIQTVVGEVVFDEKGDLKNASYDINQWHDGKYAPIQP
- a CDS encoding YitT family protein; its protein translation is MKLTAVPETAVEKHSLAEDAMALFWGTSFVALGLVIYQKAMLMTGSSAGIALLISYATGYGFGLIFFVINLPFWYLAVKKMGWPFTIRTFLAVGLFSILSRLAPGWIDIEAIHPIYAAVMGGGLMGIGLLILFRHRAGLGGFNVLALYLQDNYGIRAGYFQLAVDLTILAASFTVLDWHQVALSVVGAVALNLVIAINHRKGRYVGMS
- a CDS encoding acetyl/propionyl/methylcrotonyl-CoA carboxylase subunit alpha, translated to MFAKILIANRGEIACRIIRTARRMGIATAAVYSDADRLSLHVVMADEAVHIGAAAASDSYLRGDRIVAAALETGAEAIHPGYGFLSENPDFVDQVTAAGLTFIGPTADSIRAMGLKDAAKRLMEKADVPVVPGYHGEAQAIVVLAGKASEIGYPVLIKARAGGGGKGMRRVDDPADFPDALSAAKREAKAAFGDDAVLVEKYVEKPRHIEVQVFGDNHGNAVHLFERDCSAQRRHQKVIEEAPAPGMTAEMRDAMTGAAVRAAKTIGYSGAGTIEFIVDASEGLRPDRFWFMEMNTRLQVEHPVTEMVTGIDLVEWQLRVAAGEPLPKRQEDIRLNGHAFEARIYAEDAAKGFLPAVGTLHHLRFPAVTPSGSVRVETGVREGDAISPYYDPMIAKLVVHGADRGTALDGLSDALRATEIAGSVTNAGFLFALATDADFATGDVDTGLIARKQETLTAAALPTASAIAEALVASSGMEAKIASDDPWAALGSYAHFHPLGRRTSITYGDEIYEARLLKTGEGAIRFAGHESRADRDTGRDAVHAVRWPGHVTVFESGRAFTFALPDPLDVSAEAEGGSMRAPMPGLVKLVRAQAGDMVTKGQPLLILEAMKMEHTIAASHDGTIAEIADEGAQVSEGTVLVRFSEDA
- a CDS encoding VOC family protein, with translation MTKPAGFFWYELMTTDVPAAEAFYKAVVGWNSEPFGGAGVDYIVVKAGDRGIGGIMATPEDVKGVPPMWAGYIYSADADATTASIRNAGGMVHREPADIPEVGRFSVVADPQGAMFMLLQPTGDYTPPLPRNAPGNISWHELHAADWPSAFDFYASQFGWEKGEPMDMGEMGTYQLFTVDGELVGAMFNKPSEVPFPVWLFYFNVESIDAARQRVIDNGGKIMLEPMEVPDGWVLQGTDPQGAWFALSAPKR
- the cysP gene encoding thiosulfate ABC transporter substrate-binding protein CysP is translated as MKRLLLIGVALATLLAGPASAQSPDKLLNASYDVARELFVQVNAAFTAGHPGVTIDQSHAGTSKQARAIVEGLEADVVTFNQVTDIDFLVKNGFVSEDWQSDFPNASSPFYSLPSFLVRAGNPKGIKDWGDLVRDDVKVIFPNPKTSGNARYTYLAATAYAREAFANDEAKVKEFVTRLFDNVPVFDTGGRAATTTFVERGIGDVLITFESETTGIRKEFGEDKFESIVPSVSLLAEFPVAIVDKVVDKRGSRELAKNYLDFLYTPEGQKILAENGNRVNDPAVAAGFKDRFPEVRLVKVEDVFGGWPTVQKEHFASGALLDQIYGER
- the cysT gene encoding sulfate ABC transporter permease subunit CysT, which produces MKHRVLPGLSLSLGITLFYVCLIVVLPLGALIFKAASLGSEDYWRIVSSGRAVASYRVTVLAALAATAFNLVFGMALAWVLVRYEFPGRRLLDAIVDLPFALPTAVAGIALTALFAPNGWFGSLLGEIGITVAYTQIGIMVAMAFTSLPFIVRTVQPVLEDLDPALEEAAQSLGGSDRAIFRKVILPLLTPALLAGVSLSFARCLGEFGAIIFIAGNQPMETEITALLIFIRLEEYDYQAAAAIASVLLIAAFLMLAVTNFLQARALRYTVRVA
- the cysW gene encoding sulfate ABC transporter permease subunit CysW; amino-acid sequence: MSARVHRRPPCVGDRPATRYALLVFVLTCAALLIVAPLLVIFAQAFSMGIDAYAAAIRHPDTRHAIFLTVVTALIAVPVNTAFGIAAAWAITKFDFRGKRLLLVVIEIPFSVSPIVAGVAYLFVYGLQGLFGPLLDSAGLKILFALPGIVLASMFVTAPFVARELIPLMQAQGRDLEEAATSLGASGWRTFFSVTLPNIRWAMLYGVVLCNARVMGEFGAVSVVSGNIRGQTNTLPLHIELLYHDYQTAGAFAAASILTVLAVFTILAKVLLERRGAGRATRPALAAPVTNVVETVR